The sequence below is a genomic window from Lolium perenne isolate Kyuss_39 chromosome 7, Kyuss_2.0, whole genome shotgun sequence.
GTCTGGGTCTGACCCGCACACAGGGACTCAAAACTGAGCACGTGCGAGTAGAAATCCGTGAGGGAGTCAGCGCGGTTGTCGCGGATCATGGAGGCCGCAAGGGGGTTGAATTCGGAGCCCAACCCTGTGATCATGTAGTCAATGATCTCATCGTCCTTGAGTGGTGATCCGGCGGCGGCCATGgtgtctgccagaaccttgacctTGTTCATGTACTCGCCGGCGGTCATGTCGTTCTTCGCAGAGATTGGATCTGCCGACGGATGTGCCGAATATTGGCACGATTCTGGGCACCGAACATGGCGTGGACTGCTTCCCACACCGCGGCGGCCGTAGTCCTGCTGATCATCTGGCAGGCGATGTCGTCGTCCATGGACGAGAGGAGTAGCCCTAGGACCCGCTGGTCCTGTGTCCACCATGTGGCGTAGGCGGGGTTTGCCACGGTGACTGCAGCATCACCAGTGCCTTCGACGATGGTCTTCGCCGGCGCATGAAGTCCCGCCCCGGAGAGATTTGGGAGCGAGAGAGTGCGCCACAGCATGAAGTTGCTCCGATTGAGACGCACCGCCGGTGGTGGAACGGAagtggtgacggtggcggtggtggtggcactgGGCGGTGCGAGGAGAGGGCCGAGAGCCTTGGAGGTTTGAGCGGAGGAactcatggcggcggcggcggcggcggcgggagcgaGAGGGCCGAGATCGgctcggctctgataccaagtttgAGAATAGGTTTAGGGTTTCGTGGTGTGTCTCCACCACGTGATCAGCTTTATTTATATAGACATCAACAGGTTACAATACATGTATAAATACACCTATACAGACCGTATTTAACAATTTATGGGCACAAGAGCTAGAGATTGAAATAATCCCAACGTAGTGGAAGTAGACTTGACAAACT
It includes:
- the LOC127315389 gene encoding uncharacterized protein, which encodes MSSSAQTSKALGPLLAPPSATTTATVTTSVPPPAVRLNRSNFMLWRTLSLPNLSGAGLHAPAKTIVEGTGDAAVTVANPAYATWWTQDQRVLGLLLSSMDDDIACQMISRTTAAAVWEAVHAMFGAQNRANIRHIRRQIQSLRRTT